In Rhodopirellula sp. P2, the DNA window GTGATCGACCTGGTCAACTGGCTCCCGGTCGAAGAGAAGTGAATCGTAAGCAGTTCGGCAGGAGTCTTTCAGCATTTTGAATGTTTTGGGTAGCGTCGTTGCTCCCACGTACAACCGGGGCTAACGCTGGGCTGTCAAAAGGTTGGTATTGAAACCGCTTTGGACTGCGCAGGTTTCGTTCCTCGACTTCGCCCCAACGGGGCAGCCCTATGCCAGCCCAGGGCAACGCCCTGGGTTGTGGCGGGACCAAGATTACAAAGCCCCAACGGGGGCGGTCCTAGCGGGTTTTGGGGAGTCTTTCTTAGGGCCGCCCCGTTGGGGCTGGTGTCGGAATCTCCGTAACGAAACCCCAGGCGATGCCTGGGGCTATCTTAGGCCTGCCCCGTTGGGGCGTAGGACAGAATAAAAATCAACGTCGCATTTTCCGTGTCAATACCAACCTTTTGACAGCCCAGGCTAACGCCCAAACGGCTCACATGGTTTTGCTCGATCATTCCTGCCGACCTGCTTAGAACCGTTGGCCAACCAATTTCCCTTCGTTCTCGTAGCCTGGGGCGATGCCCTAGGCTACGATGACGAAGGCCGTTGGCCAACAAAACCGAATGCAAAAGCGCAACTTCAAAACTCACGCGTCGGGTTGTGAAATCGAATGAATCAACAAGCCGGAGAGCCTTGGGATTTCAACCCAAGGTCATTCGCCGGCTCAGTCGTCGATGTTCAGACCGTAGTCCTTCATCTTCTTTGACAACGTGTTGCGGTTCATTCCCAAACGCGTTGCGGTCTTGGTCTGCACACCGCCACATCGCAACAACAACTGAGAAATCAATTCGCGTTCGACTTGATCCACCACCACCGAATGCAAATCCTCTGCCTCGTCGGCTTCGTCCAACCCTCGCTGAACAACGATCCGAGCGAGTGTCTTCAGATCCATGCGACTGAGATCAAACGCCGTGGCAGCTCCCGAGGATGCCTCCGCAGATTCGGGCGTCGTCTCGATGGCACCGTTGGCCATTGGTGAATTCGATGGCGCCCCGCCCGCGGAGCTTGCCAATTCGCGAGTCGCGACGCTGCGATGGGGATCACGCACGCACACGGGCAACGCGTCGAGCACCAACTCATCGGTGTCGCTCATCACGACCGCTCGCTCCACATAGTTTTGAAGTTCGCGAACGTTCCCCGGCCAATGGTAGTCCTGCAAAGCTCGCATCACACCGCTACCAAGGTGCGAGACATAGCGGTCATTGACTTCGTTGTAGTGATCCAAGAAGAACGCCACGAGCGCCGGGATGTCTTCGCGTCGATGTCGCAGCGCGGGCAGCTCGATCGGCACCACATTCAACCGCCAGTAAAGGTCTTCCCGAAACTCATCCAGCTGCACTTGACGCATCAAATCACGGTTGCTGGCCGCGATGATTCGCGAGTCGGTTCGATGGCTGGAGGTGTCCCCGACTCGTTCGAATTCCTTTTCCTGCAACACCCGCAGCAGTTTGACCTGCAACGTCAACGTGGTGGAGTTGATTTCATCGAGAAAGATGCTGCCGCCATCGGCGGCTTCGAAACGCCCCGCGCGATTGGCAACGGCACCGGTGAAGGCACCACGCACGTGCCCAAACAATTCGCTTTCCAGCAAACTCTCGCTCAGCGCGCCACAATTGACTTTGACGAACGGGCCTCCGCTGCGGTGACTCAAGCGGTGCACCGCCGAAGCGATCAATTCTTTTCCTGTTCCGGTTTCTCCAAGGATCAGCACTGACGCATTGCTCACGGCAACCTTGCGGGTCACGCGATCGACTTCACGCATCGCGGGCGAATTGCCAATGACGCCGGGTAGGAGCTGTCCTCGAGAACTCACAGAATCACAACCAAGATGCGGATTGCCCGAATGCATCCATGAAGACCTGATTCTTCAGTGGCGTTCGTTCTCGGACACCGCTTTGGCGGTCCTCCAACATCTGTTCCGCATCGGAGTTGGGCTCGCGTTCATCGGCATACCCCATGGCGATCGCGGTGGCCGGCTCGTAGCCTTCCGGAATCTGGTACTGGCCCCGGACTTGGCTCAGATTGACGCCGGCCATTTGGTGCGTCTGCAAACCCAACGAGGTCGCTTGCAGTGACAGCAGTGCGGCGGCGGCACCGAGGTCGTGCAGGGCGACTCGGTTTGGTTTTTGATTGTAAGAAAAATTGGTTCGAATGACGGTGCAAATCAGCACGCCTGCTCGGGACGCCCAATCACGATTGGCTTCCAGCAGGCACTGCAACATGGCTTCAAATGCCTCCCCGTCTTGGCGACGTGCGACAATCCAAGACCATGGTTGATCGTTAAAACTGCTGGCAGCCCAGCGAGCCGCTTCCAAGCATTGACGCAATTTGTCATCTTCGACTTCACGCCCATCAAACCGATAGGGGCTCCATCGATCAGCGATGACGGGCAAAACTTCCAGATCCGTTTCGTTGACTGCCATCTTCCATCCAACGCTTTGCAAGATTGTTTTGAACAACGCACCCCAGGTCGCCACGCCCGAAAACGCGACGCCAAACCGCCCCGGTGAGGTGCTGATAGGTTATCACGGCGGTGCAAAGTGGGCTACGTGGTCGATTCGCCAGCGCTGTCAAATTGTGAGTCGTGCGCGCGGCGAAATCGCTTCGCGAGTCGATCAGTTGACACACTTGAGCCGGAGTGAACAACGGACCGACGATGCAGAAACGGTGGCGTCGGAATTGCTCCCCTTGTGCGAGGCATTGCGGTGGATCGGCAAGCACGGAAAAAAAACGCTGGCACCCCGAAAAGTCGGATGGAGAGGGCGACCACTGTGGATGTGGGGCGTCCGCAGCGTCGTCCAGCGAGTCCCCCTGGGGCGAGTCCTGATCCTTGGAACCTGGAACTACCCGCTGCTGCTGCCCGGCGTTCAAATGGCACAGGCCCTTGCCGCCGGAAATCTAGTTTGCCTCAAACCCGCCGCCGGGACCGAAGCCGTGTCCGCCGAATTGATCGCCGCTTTTTATGCCGCGGGCGTTCCGAAACATGCGATCACGTTGCTGAATTCAACCACCGAAGCGGCAATCGAAGCCCAAGCCTCTGGCGTCGACTTGGTCGTCTTGACCGGATCCGCTGAAACGGGCCGAAAAGTCCTGCATCAATCAGCCGAGAATCTGACTCCTTGCATCATGGAATTGTCCGGAGCCGATGCGGCAATCGTGCTGCCCCAAGCCGACCTCGCCCGCGTGGTCGATGCGGTGACGTTTGGCCTGCTGTTCAACAGCGGTGCAACTTGCATCGGCCCGAGGCGATTGATGATCCAAACCGATCCCTCAACCGCCACTTTGCCAGAACGATTGATCGATCGATTGCGAGCCACCAACGAAGTCACCCTTCATCCCGCGGCGCGGGCGAGCATCGCCGACTTGCTGGACGATGTTCTCCGAAAAGGTGCCAAGGACAGCCTGGGCCGGTACGATTCCGCTACCCTTCGCACCACCGGAAAGATGCACGCGGTGGTGCTTGAAAACGTCCCCGAGGGGCATGCCATTTTGCAAAGCGACGTGTTCGCGCCCGTCATCTCGATCATCCCGGTCCAGCGACCCGAACAAGCGATCCAGATGGTCAATGAATGCCCCTATCGTCTGGCCGCGTCCGTGTTCGGCCCGACCTCCCAAACGCAATCGATCGGAAAACAACTGACCGTGGGCGTGGTGACGATCAACGACCTGGTCGCCCCCACGGCGGATCCCCGCCTGCCCTTCGGTGGCCGCGGCCAAAGTGGTTTTGGAGTGACACGAGGCCCCGAGGGATTGCTGGCGATGACCACGCCTCGAGTCATCGCCACCCGGCGGGGCCGCGTCGCAATGCACTTGTCACCTCGAAACGATGCCGACGCGGAGTTGCTGTCCGGCGTACTGCAGTGGTCGCACAGCAGCGGATGGACGCGGCGAAGAGCTGCCCTCCGGCGAGTCACCACTGCCGCCGCCCAGTGGCGTGCATTAAAAAAGTAGTGCGTGACGCCACCCGCATTTGCCTGGAACGTTTCCCCACGGATCGAAAGCCCCCGATGATCGCCCCCCAAGCCCCCGCAAATGCCCCCTTTGCTCCCGCCGAGAAGACCTCCAAACCGCAGCATGTGGTGGTCGTCGGCGCAGGTTTGGCAGGACTGTCATCTGCTTGTGTGCTGGCCGCCCGAGGGCACAAAGTCACCCTCTGCGACAAAAACGACTGGGTGGGCGGCAAAGCCGCGGTGCATCAATCCGAAGGCTATCGATTCGACATGGGGCCGACGATCCTGACACTGCCGAGTGTCTTGCGTCGCGTCTTCACCGAAGCTGGCCGAAAGATGGAGGACTACCTCGAGCTCGTGGCGCTGGATCCGCAGTGGCGATGCTTCTTCGAAGGCACCCCCCAATCAGGAACAAAAGAAAACACGGTGTTGGACTTGGTCGCTGATGTCGAACAAATGAAACGTCATCTGCGTGACTTCACCGGCGGCGACGCGACCGGCCAAGGTTACGAATCGTTCATCGAGCGAAGCAAGCAACTTCACGGTGTCTCCGATCGATTCTTCTTTTGGCGATCGATCGGTGGGTTGGCCGACACGATGGAAGTCGGGGGTGCGTTTTCCGCCGCGGTGCTGAAAGACGTCCTGTCACTCAAAATGGGTCGCAGTGTCGCGTCGATCGTCCGCTCACACGTTCCCGAACATCGTGTGTCGCAAATGATGGATCACTTCACCCAGTACGTTGGCTCGTCGCCCTATGCCTCGCCTGCCGTGCTGTGCAGCATCGCTCACATGCAAACCGAAGAAGGCATTTGGTATCCGATCGGCGGCACGCGAGCGGTCCCCGAGGCGTTGTCAAAACTCGCTGGCGAACTCGGCGTCGACATCCGAACCGGAACCGACATCCTTCGCATCGAAACCGGTGGCGGGTCGGTCAGCGGCGTCACCACAGCCGGTGGCGAAACGATTTCCTGCGACGCCGTGGTCAGCAACTGCGACGCGATTCGAACCTACCGCGAATTGCTCAGCGGTACACCGGAGTCAACCAAGTTCGAAAAGTCCAATCACTACGAAGCCGCCTGCAGTGGCGTGGTGCTGTACCTGGGACTGAACCGCCGCTACGAACAACTGCTGCACCACAACTTTGTGTTCTCCAAAGATCCCGAAGAAGAGTTCGACTACATCTACAAAAAAGGCCAACCGGCCCCCGATCCAACCGCCTACGTTTGCGCTCCCTCGATCAGCGAACCCGAAGTGGCCCCCGATGGCTGCGAAGCCCTCTACATCTTGGTGCACACGCCTTATCTGAGGCCCGGTCACGATTGGAAGGCGATGCTGCCCAATTACCGAGATGTGATCCTGAACAAACTGGAACGAACCGCTGGCATGGAAGGCATTCGGGATGCGATCGTGACCGAAGATTCGCTGACTCCCGAAGGCATCCACAATCGCTACCGAGTCCTCAACGGCGCGATCTACGGCTTGGCCAGCCACGGCAAGTTCACCGGCGCTTTCAAACCTGGCAACCGTCGCAAGGACCTGCGTGGTTTGTATCTGGCTGGCGGGGCAGCTCACCCTGGCCCCGGCATGCCGATGGTCTTGATGAGCGGCTGGATCGCAGCGGATTCGCTGGACCAAGACGTGACCAATGGAAAATTCGCGTGACGGCAGGCTCCGACGTCATTGCGAAGCCGGCGGATTGGTTTCAAAACGGATTTCATCGGTTCCTGCACTCCTACCTTCGTCGCAACTTCCACGCGATCGCGTTCGCTCGTGAAACGGAACTGCAATCGCAGTTTCAGTCGTCGGTGGAAGCGAACCCGGAACACGCCCAAGCCTCACCGCTGCAGGACGGCAGCCTTCCGTTGATCGTCTACAGCAATCACGCCTCCTGGTGGGACCCATTGCTCGCTCACGCGATCAATGAACGACTGCTCGCACCGCGACAGTTCTATGCACCGATCGATGCGGAGGCACTCCAGCAATACAAGGTTTTCGAAAAGCTGGGCTTCTTCGGCGTGCAATCGGATTCCAATCGTGGCGCGGCGCAGTTCTTGAAAACCACCGCGGCTCTGTTCCAACGCGAACACAGTGCGTTGTGGGTCACCCCCGAAGGGCGTTTCGCAGACGTTCGCGATCACGAGGCGAAGCTGATGCCTGGCCTGGCTCATGTGTGCTCGAAACTGGATCGCGGCTGGGTCGTGCCGCTGGCGATGGAATACGTGTTTTGGGACGAGCGTTTGCCGCTGGTTTTGTTCCGCTTCGGCGACGTGATCTCGATTCCCACCGTGAGCGACTGGGACAAATCACATTGGTCAGCTGAACTCACCGGGCGTCTCCGATCCAGCCAATCGCGATTGGCGGAACTGACGATTCAA includes these proteins:
- a CDS encoding sigma-54 interaction domain-containing protein, coding for MHSGNPHLGCDSVSSRGQLLPGVIGNSPAMREVDRVTRKVAVSNASVLILGETGTGKELIASAVHRLSHRSGGPFVKVNCGALSESLLESELFGHVRGAFTGAVANRAGRFEAADGGSIFLDEINSTTLTLQVKLLRVLQEKEFERVGDTSSHRTDSRIIAASNRDLMRQVQLDEFREDLYWRLNVVPIELPALRHRREDIPALVAFFLDHYNEVNDRYVSHLGSGVMRALQDYHWPGNVRELQNYVERAVVMSDTDELVLDALPVCVRDPHRSVATRELASSAGGAPSNSPMANGAIETTPESAEASSGAATAFDLSRMDLKTLARIVVQRGLDEADEAEDLHSVVVDQVERELISQLLLRCGGVQTKTATRLGMNRNTLSKKMKDYGLNIDD
- a CDS encoding nitroreductase family protein gives rise to the protein MAVNETDLEVLPVIADRWSPYRFDGREVEDDKLRQCLEAARWAASSFNDQPWSWIVARRQDGEAFEAMLQCLLEANRDWASRAGVLICTVIRTNFSYNQKPNRVALHDLGAAAALLSLQATSLGLQTHQMAGVNLSQVRGQYQIPEGYEPATAIAMGYADEREPNSDAEQMLEDRQSGVRERTPLKNQVFMDAFGQSASWL
- a CDS encoding aldehyde dehydrogenase family protein; translated protein: MTGKTSRSVSLTAIFHPTLCKIVLNNAPQVATPENATPNRPGEVLIGYHGGAKWATWSIRQRCQIVSRARGEIASRVDQLTHLSRSEQRTDDAETVASELLPLCEALRWIGKHGKKTLAPRKVGWRGRPLWMWGVRSVVQRVPLGRVLILGTWNYPLLLPGVQMAQALAAGNLVCLKPAAGTEAVSAELIAAFYAAGVPKHAITLLNSTTEAAIEAQASGVDLVVLTGSAETGRKVLHQSAENLTPCIMELSGADAAIVLPQADLARVVDAVTFGLLFNSGATCIGPRRLMIQTDPSTATLPERLIDRLRATNEVTLHPAARASIADLLDDVLRKGAKDSLGRYDSATLRTTGKMHAVVLENVPEGHAILQSDVFAPVISIIPVQRPEQAIQMVNECPYRLAASVFGPTSQTQSIGKQLTVGVVTINDLVAPTADPRLPFGGRGQSGFGVTRGPEGLLAMTTPRVIATRRGRVAMHLSPRNDADAELLSGVLQWSHSSGWTRRRAALRRVTTAAAQWRALKK
- a CDS encoding phytoene desaturase family protein, yielding MIAPQAPANAPFAPAEKTSKPQHVVVVGAGLAGLSSACVLAARGHKVTLCDKNDWVGGKAAVHQSEGYRFDMGPTILTLPSVLRRVFTEAGRKMEDYLELVALDPQWRCFFEGTPQSGTKENTVLDLVADVEQMKRHLRDFTGGDATGQGYESFIERSKQLHGVSDRFFFWRSIGGLADTMEVGGAFSAAVLKDVLSLKMGRSVASIVRSHVPEHRVSQMMDHFTQYVGSSPYASPAVLCSIAHMQTEEGIWYPIGGTRAVPEALSKLAGELGVDIRTGTDILRIETGGGSVSGVTTAGGETISCDAVVSNCDAIRTYRELLSGTPESTKFEKSNHYEAACSGVVLYLGLNRRYEQLLHHNFVFSKDPEEEFDYIYKKGQPAPDPTAYVCAPSISEPEVAPDGCEALYILVHTPYLRPGHDWKAMLPNYRDVILNKLERTAGMEGIRDAIVTEDSLTPEGIHNRYRVLNGAIYGLASHGKFTGAFKPGNRRKDLRGLYLAGGAAHPGPGMPMVLMSGWIAADSLDQDVTNGKFA
- a CDS encoding lysophospholipid acyltransferase family protein, coding for MTAGSDVIAKPADWFQNGFHRFLHSYLRRNFHAIAFARETELQSQFQSSVEANPEHAQASPLQDGSLPLIVYSNHASWWDPLLAHAINERLLAPRQFYAPIDAEALQQYKVFEKLGFFGVQSDSNRGAAQFLKTTAALFQREHSALWVTPEGRFADVRDHEAKLMPGLAHVCSKLDRGWVVPLAMEYVFWDERLPLVLFRFGDVISIPTVSDWDKSHWSAELTGRLRSSQSRLAELTIQRSSEPFQKLLQGKHGVSATYDVARRFKAWMTGQSFRPHHGDHFQ